The following nucleotide sequence is from Drosophila takahashii strain IR98-3 E-12201 chromosome 3L, DtakHiC1v2, whole genome shotgun sequence.
tatttttttaggtgTTGGATAAAgaaaagttacaaaaaaaaactaattttttttatatatataaattgaaatattcaattttaaattaactctTACGGCTTGATAAAATTGAGCTGTTACCCATCTTAAAGTCGCCTTCAACTTTGTGCAGCCTTGTCCTTTGCAAACTTTGCGCTTTCTGGCCGCCTGACAGGCGGTAATCGATTATTTAACGTGCTGACTTTGACTGGCACGGCAGCTCCCAACGACGGACTATGGAAATTGGCAACAAAAGCCGAACTGGACCGGATTGGCCTGGTCAGAAGGGAGGGATAGCAGCGTGGGTGGAACTGGGGGCACATGTCACAGCGCAGTGCTGTGCTGGAAAATGGGGAGAACAAACCGTTTGGCAATTTCACAACTCGTCTGAGTTTTGGGGAGCTGTGAACGGCGCTGATTAGGCGACGTAACGCAGTGATTAGCAGAGCTCGGGAATTTTCGGGGATTTATAAAGGGGTAAAGTGAATGGGAAATGGATTGCATAATGGATGGTGTATAGCCAGTAATATCTCTCTCTGACTTTCCATTCGCAGTGCCCACGGCTACCATTCTGGGAGGACCCGATTTGTACGTGGACAAGGGCAGCACCATAAATCTCACTTGCATCATCAAGTTCAGCCCGGAGCCGCCGACCCATATCTTCTGGTATCATCAGGATAAGGTAAATATctcttaaaatcaatttacagCGAAAAAAAGTTACTAAAAAAGAAGAAGCGGGCCAGGGGAAAAACCAATTTAAGGTTTTCCTTTTTGGTGCCAAATTATCTTGCAATAATTGAGTTTGTGCGCAGTAAAAAGCGCAAAAGTGGAGCATGGTGGGCAGGAGGCGTAAGGGGCGGGGCCACGCCCAGCCAATTGCTGCAGGATAAacgtttttaacttttatgaGCTCTGGGCTGGCGCCTCTccagtgtgtgagtgtgtgcgagTTTGCTGTCGCTTCCTCGCGTTTGTTTACGCGTCGTATACGCAACGTATTTAATTTTGGCTTTTATGATTATGAGAAAACATGCTTTTGCATTTAGCTCAGCACTCAGCGGAGCTTGGCTCCTCCAACGAGGGGGAATCGCATTTAATACGACAACTCCCACTCACCACCCCCACTCTTTCCCTTCAGGTGCTCAGCGAGGAGACTTCGGGCGGCCGGCTGAAATTTAAGACCATCAAGTCGGAGGAGACCAAATCCATTTTGCTCATTTACGATGCGGATCTCCTGCACTCCGGCAAATACTCGTGTTATCCTTCGAACACGGAGATAGCCAGCATACGCGTCCATGTCCTTCAGGGTGAGTTTCGCTTTCGCTTTCGTTTtctctatttttctttttttcttttggaggCTCTCTCTTTAAGGCCTTAATTGGATGTTCGAGTTTGATAATGTGAATTATACATTCATGCATCTGCTTGACCTCGATTTGTATGCATTAAACTTGCATCTCGTTCTTTCTTTGTTGGGCCAACTTTTGCGCAATTTATGAGCTAGTGGCCACAACAGAAGAGTacactgtaaaaaaaataaaatttcagaaTGAAAGaaagttgtttttattaaaatttttcataaatcgtttttccttaaaagagccatttatgatttttacaaaaaatattactcaACAACTTTAACAGGATTTctagttaaattattttctatttattttttttatatttattttaatgaataagGAAATGtacctaaaaataatttgaatttacatttacctaaaaatatttttaattatttaatacaaataatatttgtaagaaattatttaaaaggttttagaattcaaaatatttaaaacttaatagcaaaaacactcaaatttcgaaagaaaatcttaaaagcaTTGAAAAcctttttcattaaatattttgagtttGTCGCTTCCTTAAAACCACCTCAATTTCTAAAAGTACAACCTTTTTGTGACGCAGACAAACTACAAATTGTTACTCATTCAGCGCAAATCTAGTGCCGTCTTCCCACGACTCTAACCACTCTCCGCTTTctattttgcattttccatttgccgTTTCCCATTTCCCGGACGGACAGGCGAGCGACCCGAGGCGATGCAAACGAACGCGGCACCGGCAGCCGTCGCCCTGGCCTGTTGGTCCTGTCACTTTGGCCAGGCCACGCAGGCGGTCAGGGTAATTAGCACAATGGTGGCCGCACTTGTTCTCTTGGAGGCCTGCTCCTCGCTGCTCCTGCAGGGCGGAGGGGGAAGTTCcgttggaggaggaggatgtccTGGAGGCGGAGGAGTCGCCGGGACCACTCGCATCAGGGAGAGACAGGAGAAGCCGCGCCCAAGATCCTCGGGCGACCCCAAGGAGCCCTCGACGACGTCCGAGGAACGTGTCAATAATGGCAGCCGGAATGCACGGTGATAAATTAATGTCGCCCAGTTGGAATTCCACCGCCAATGCAGCGCCCAAATGCAGCAGAAATGATTTATAGGCGAAGTTGAGGGAGCATCGGGAGCCGCAGAAGCAGCATCTGAGGTCCTTCCACTCGAGCTGCATGTAATACCTTTCTGAAAAACCAACTAATTATGCTAATGATGGAAGACGCcgtgctgctgcttctgctgttgCTCCTGGCGAGCTGCTCCTCCCGCTTCTCCTTGGCAAAGTTGTAAGTAAGTGTGTTTCTAATTAAGTGGGCTGGGGATTAGTTAGTTAGGCGGAAATCAGAGCCATGTACATAAACTTCTCACGTAAATTGCCAGCACACTAGCGAACTTAGCTAAATGGAAAGCATTTCGAACGAATCATCAAATTAGAGAACTATATTCAAGTGGTTTGCTTATAGAGCCATGCCTaggtgtttaaataaatataaaagtaaatGAAATGGAAAGGAAAGCAGGGGTAGTTAAGGTGTCCTGGGCGCGGCAATTAAGTAATTCGCTCTAAAAACCTAaggtataaaataatttgttctaTAAGCATAAGGaaggaaatttaatttgtatatagCGCAGCACCAGGACACCTTAACTGCTGCCTTTGAATGTCTACGGATCTCCAGAAGGACCCCTTAGTAACTTAAGAATATACGTAGCGAATGTTTACTCAGATCGTTGTAAATAATAATGGGATTCGTTCTTGATTTGTGTGTTGTGTCCTTGGGTTACCCTGTATAGCCTAGAGTTTAAGCCATGTAAATACCTAGAGATACAAAGTAGCTAACTGTTTCGGCACGAACTTCTTCAAAGGTTCCTAAGCAAATTTTTCGAACAATTTTACATGTCCTCGGCTCCCTCAATAATCTATGGGAACTGGGAGAATTCATAGGAAATTCCTGCCAAAAACCCGCCTCAGTTCGAAGTGCGACTTGCCGGActaacaatttatttagaaGAATTTCTCCAAGTCATGTGGGCAGTTCCTGTTCCCATTTACCAACTCCCAGCAATTGCTATGAGTTCGTTGCTCTCGCTCCGAGTCCAGTGAAATTTAGAGCTCCCATTTCAGCATGTCCGGTTGCATTTTTACGCCCTAAAGCCGCCCCAccggaaaaaggaaaagggggaAAGACACAACTGGCAAGTCACTTTTCACTCTTgtcaacaaaatatttgcatttccatTTGCCGAGGCGGTCGAATGTGTTCAGGTTGGGTTTGTCTTGAAGGACTTTGTCCGGGAAACCGAACTCCTTCATCCTGTGccacatttaaaaatgtatgggGCCCGCAAATGGGGCTGAGTTTAACTgatcaaaattgtaaataaaccTGCATATACCAtatgaataaactataaactGTACTCGAGTATTTGTGTGGTAGTCATACATTACATATGaaagcaaacacacacataagaATGCACACACAGCGCGCGAATCGttcgtatatatataaatagatATATGTGGATTTATATACATGGATGTAtcgatattaaaaatgtaaacccAACGCATGCAAAATTAGTCGCGACATGTAAATGAATGTTTAATGGGTAAATTAATGTTGCCATAAACGGGACAGAAAAAACCATgaatataattgcaattaagcaaataaaataatatatgttaTAAGCATAATATGGGGAAAAATAGCGAGTATTATAACAGGAGCCGAAAAGcagaaaccaaaacaaaatcaaactcTGTTGACTTTTGTTGCAAACAAAATGGCAACGCATTATAAAGAttatgaaattgtttttaatttttaagcgaGTAGCCACGTAAATATGGAAATCGGTAtggaaaatttcaataaagtttttttagttactacacagagagaattctgacgttctcatctgagttgaaaatgttcttaaaaatataaatgccttttttaagttcaaaatgttctaaacgtgcttgaattaagttgaattggttctaaaaatctagttgagcttaaaatgttcttgaaataagaacgaaTCGTTACTATTTTAGCACAGGGTtcttaaatcaaatcgattttgttctcaaaaaccaCAATCCCTCAAAATGTTCTCAGTTTGAGAACGAAAAGGACTAAAGaatgaacaaaaattaagttgcatTTCAACTTAAAGTGATTCAAAACTCTATTCTCTAATTTTTATGGATTTCCTAGAAAGCGTTAGGATGTTTTCGTTTGACACCTAGCACGCATTAGGCCGTTTTCCTTTGCTCCAATACGACCTTACCATTAGATTTGCACTTTTCGTCttatttataattcccaactgggtCTAGCTCTTCATGAACCAAGGCCAAGTCAGATATTGAGACTTAAAGacttttttctggcttaagCCTTTAATAAACTTCCGCACCTTTATAAGGTGTAGGATGAAGTTACTTTTGGAAAAGGTAATTGGACAAGTACCTTaatattacatatattttacatataaATTACTTTTGATCCTAAATGACTCTTATGTttagctaaaattaaattcaaatgctATAGAATTGAGAGCCAAATGTTctgaaaatataacaaatgaacttatttttgtatccatttgatttaaaaatgttctcgaattaaggacaaaatcaacTTGAAAAAAGAACGAAATAAACTCAATGTCGGATTATTAGCTAACACCATTTCGTTCTGATGTTGAGAACATTCAACTCGAAATGAGAACATTTGTGCTTACCCGGTTTTTAAGAAcgaatgttcttgatttgagtgcaatgttcttagttttttttctctgtgtaccaTCCAATGATAAATATGTATAACAAAAGCACgagttttctttgatttttgggAGGTGGTGGGGCCACCAACCACATGCTGAGTCGAATCCTGGTAagatttatgcaaatattcTCCATTGCCATTCATGCATTTAGCCAGGGAATTTTAATGGGCCACACGCACAAGACCACAGACAATGGAATTTCGGAGGTGGCCCCACGGGGGACTGCAAGTTTTCTCCGCTTTCTTGCTTTTTTCGGGGGcggcattttccatttttcagcCTAATAAAGCCGCAATGCGAAAGGCGGGCCGCAAAACTGATGGCAAGAAGAATGGGCATTAAGTGCCTGGCTGGCAGCTGTCCCACCGAATCCTACGAATCCTACGACTAGCAGTGGGCCATGTGTGGCAGGACTCTGTTTGCGCTTTGGTAAGACATCAAAAGCCGTTAacataaaagtttattatatgACAAGtaagtatgtgtgtgtgtggctgtgtttgtgccgGCCCGTAATATCATGCCAAAAAGTTTAATAGCGCACAACGCGTCAACCCAGGACTTCTCCGTCTTCCTCTGCCCACTTTTCCCCGAATCCATTGAGTGGAAAGCGTAAGGAGCGAATAAGGCGCATAAGGCTCATGAAGCGGAAAGTTCCCCCGCATCAAGCCGGAAAGAGAGTATTACCCTagatgatgacgacgatgatTGGAATACTCTGGTTTCGGGACCACATCCTCGCATGCAAGATGGATGGACTGCACGAGCCGATAAATCGGCGGATCTGCAAGGGGAAGCTTTAAATGTGGCATTTcaaggaaaacaattttttgggaAAGCAAACATAAAATCTGGGCATATATATATTgctattttcaaataattaaaatttactcaGTCAGTTTCTATTGCATATATGCaataatttgttataaaaaatgtctattttttatagctttttttttaatactccttaaaaaataacaaatcaaTAAATACGCAATGTGATATAGCGTTAAGTTCGTAATAAAATATCCAATCCATCCAATCGATCCTCAAAACATATactttttaacgtttttttcaaaaatatagtgTTAAatccaaacaaacaaaaacaagaaaatttcatattttttgcaaaGATAAGAAAACTTcagaaaatttttagttttctatCACAAAATCTATGACTTTAGGTCAAAtgattttcacatattttatcTCCAACTAAAATCTTAGCTTGTTCCTAACTCAAATTAACGTGATATCGCATAGGAGTTCAACCACCGTTTGCGACacatgttttgaaaaaaaaaaaacttgctcAAAAGGCGCCAACGCAATTGTCGGATATTACCTTTAATTGCGCATAGCTCGGGCCGCAGATGTCGACCGGCGTGCAGATGAAAGCCGGAATGCCCGGGGAATGTGGCTCACAGTTGGGACCCCGTCCGAGGAAGGGCAATCGacaaaagggaaaataaattatcatCATTGTGACATTTTCATTTGTCAACGTAATTTTGCCGTGTCGCATTCCTGCGCTGCCTAAAAGGACACTACACTCGGTGCTGCGAGTGCCGCAGGATCAACATTAAGGTTTTTGGAAAAAAGTCTGGCAATTCGGGCAGGAATTTCACTTCACTTTGActggcgaaaaaataaaagcgaaaaCAGAAACACGTTCGTTCGCCTTTTATGTGCCGTATGTCTCCTGTGGAGACCCTTAATATTGCCGCGTACATTTTTAATGCGAAAGtatgatttgattttattcgACTCGGCCGCACGTTTATTCGTCTGCAGCCGAAGTTGCAATTTAAAGTCGCTTATTGAACATAAATCAAACGTCTAAGGCTTCAAATGCACAGCACACACACGAAAATCCAGTACATAATTTATTGACATGGCTGTGAGTCCTGGCAGGACCAAAGCCCTGTCAGGAGCTGCCGAATATTGTCCTCCAGCTGCCAGCCGGAATATTGTACATTATTTtactgattctgattctggttCTGATCCCTCGACCATTCGGCGTGTTTGTGGCACTGTCAAAGCGAATGCCAATGGCCAATTTAAATTGCAGCCAAGTGACGAGTTAAATGCATTCCATTCCTCTGCCAAATTTCCCCTTGATTTGTTGCGACTTAAGCTGCCGGAGAATGCCTTTAACTGGGTTAAGTTTAACTTTGTACAAGTTTCCAACGAAAACAACACATTTCCCCCTCATTAGTGCTTACATTCTGCGTTATTAATAAGAATAATTACTTCCACTTTCCCTTAATATTgccgttttaaaataaaacaatggaGGAAAAAACGGAAACCAAATTTGTTGGCTATATTGTTTACACATGTAATGAAATTTCTGTGGTTATTCGCCGGGGAAAAGTGTTTCCCTTGGCAATTATTTTGGCGCCAGTTTTTCAGCCAAATTTCTCATTtctgtgctttaaaaatagcaaattaattatatttcacGCCGCGTTGTCGACGGCaacgaaacaaaaaagtgaaaaaccaaaaagaaaacgttGCCCTGGctcataattaaatttcgcATTCGTGCGTGAGGGGTGGGAAATAGGGGTGGATGGGGTTACATGGCGGATACGTATGGATTTGCGGTTTTCGGGGCTGGGGAAGTAATACGGCTTTGATTAGGAAATCGGTTTAAATGGGTTCCCGCTCTCGCTGActgtttgttttgttgcttTGCTATTGTTTGGCTGGAATttcgttttataatttttctgtGTATTCTTGTGGTTTGTTCGTTTGTTTTTGCCCTGTTTCTATTGCTGTGTTAGCCCATTTTAGCCGAGAATTGCTTTTTGAATATGTGCGACATTGTTGCCGTTGTCTCCATAAATGGATAACCGAGCTGCTCTGAATTTGTTGCTCACTCTGTGCCCACTTTAGGCTGTCATTTTTGCGGTCAACACTTCCACTCCCACTTCTACTCCCCAAAAAAACACGCCCGCCCGCAAAAACCCGTCCGAAAAGCCCTCCTAATGCAATTtgtcattttcaatttttgtttctctGGCTCTGGCTTTTGTCTCAAATGGAATTTTTGGCATTTCGTTCACATAAATTAGGCCCGGCCGTCTGTCCCTCTGTCGTTCTCTGTTTACTCTTGCTGTTCTGCACTCAAATTTGCTgtgtaaataattatttttcccatttcgtTTGGATGCAAATTGTTTACTTTTCGCATATTTCTCCATCTCGTTTGCAGTTGGCAATTTCATTAGGAGCTGTGACTGCAAATCAAAGGGGAATTCTATCGCACACGAGCGCTGTCATAATCGTTAATCCATATGGCCATCTGATCTGGGCTCAGCCGCAAGATAACTCGATTTGCTGGCAACTGTCGTtcttggtcaatttcagctgGCATCAAATGCAATTACCCATCTGCACTATGTGTCTCGATGTGTGTCGATGTGTGAGCGAGTGCCCCATTAAATGGACGGCTGTGTGGGTCGCCAAATCCGGGGCAATGATTCCTAACTCGGATGAAGTGGACTCGAATTATATctaaattattgttaaaaactttttttcacCTACTGAAAATACACAGAACAAATAATTAGCTAAGTTCGCCTGTAAATATAACACTATAGTTAAACATTTCatgataatgataattattattattaattattattattgtagttaaaatataacttattaaacaattatttacTGTTTATATGTGTGATTTATAAAccaagaatttaaaataattgttatttgggtacttatcaaaaataaaaaatttaaaatatttaagatttgtGTTAAGCATTTCCATTAAATATGCTTAAttactttcttattttatagttttaatcGACTTAATTAATGTGTTCTTACAAGAAACATACTAACTTCATGCTTTTTAGATATTCTTCACTCTAGGTTAAATGAAAAATCCCAAGTACttccacttttttttaaatcacaatCAGTTGAATTCACTTATCTGGTCCAGAAACTGCGCATCTTGTCATTATCCCTTCGCCGTAGTCCGAGTTATGAGCTGTCAGGCTGGATGAAAAATCCCCTGGCCCTGGTGTGCATTTAATGCCATTTAAGCTGGACCTTTTCCGAGCGGACAGTGTCCGATTGCCGGGCACTTAActgaaatacaatttttatggcCGCGCGGAGGAGTGTGGAATCCCGAGTCCTGAGTCCTCACTCCTTTTGTCAcatttattgcatacttttgcgcGTCGCCCGGCGCTCGAGTTGCGACTTTTTCGCACATCCTTCTGACTGCATAATTTTGCCGTACGGCACGCCGGCATATTCTCATCTTTCGTTTGTATTTTGCATGATTTACTCTGATTTCAGCTGGCTGCCTTCGCTCCTTTCAGGctgcttttgtagttttatcACACACTTGACCCATAAATCAAACATGTGTAAATGTTTTCACTTTATATGCGCACTCATACAGGGCACATCAAATGCTTTGGCCGCCGCTCTATCTATGGATATATTTTCCCCGCATTTCCCTAGCGAAAAGAAAGGGATAGAGCATAGAGGATAGAGATGGAGTGGAGCAAGGTCCTTCGTCCTCCGGTTCGTGCGTGTAAACGAAGTAGAGAAGCGTGTAAAATATGCCGCAAATAGCTGGCTTCTTGTTATTCCCAATTCAGACTTATATACGAGTCCTTCGTCCCCAGAGTTTGGTGTCAATCCCTTTTGATGGGCCGCTGACATTTTCGGCGGCCTGTCATTCCGTCTGCCCGTTTTTGTGCGAATTTTTATTGGCTTAGTGGGCATAAAGTGGAATGAGTTTCGGGCATAAATTTCACATATatcattttttccttttgcggCCTTTAATAAATAACCGAAAAATGCCTCTGCACAAGCCCGAACAAACCGCTAATTGTgtcaaaaaaagcaaatatattttatcaaattgtattttcagCTGTCAGCCTTTGGGGGCCAAACTCAATTTgttgcaatttaaatttgaactctTTGCAATCGACGCTAATGACGATGTTGGCGGTGTGATTTTATGAATTGAATTTATCGCTCAACTCAATTAAATTAGCTTGCGTAGGTGTGATGTTTGTATGTGTTTGTGCGAGAGtgtttgagtgtgtgtgtgtgtggcggacaaacaaattgtttgcCACATTCTCACTTATGCATGGCATAAATTCGGGCTGAGAAATGGCCGCAATTTGTTGGCTGTGGCATGTTTAACAGCAGCTGCAACTTTCTGACCCAGGAAGTTGACCCTGAATCCGAGTCTAGATCCCCATCCTCCATCTCCAGTGGCCAAGGATCCGTGCTGATGTCCTGCCACCCGACTAGCATCTGCAACATCACGTTTGTGTCATAGTCATTATAACGCCACTCAGGCGACGGCAGGGCCACTAAAAGTTATATGTGCCACTCTCTGCAGCAGATGACCTCCTTCCAGCTGCAGGCGGTAAAATggtaaaatggcaaaaatgcaGGAGCctcagcaggagcaggagcaggacgaGAATGAGGACAAGGAGTCGAGTTCTGGTCGGGaactttttccattttacGCTCGACAgccttttaaaatgtaatttttgccTAATTAGCAACAAACAACGAGACAAAGTCTTCGAGTCTCTAATTTTTCCTTCACTCCTCTGACAGCCGCACTTTAGCAccgaaagaaatttttaaagactttaaaaagccatttagttttttttgtataaagggaaaaaaatccctttaaaaaattgttcattGTGACAgggaattataaaaatattatttgatttacatttcttttttatcagttgcattgaaaataatttaaatctatGGATTTAATTGAAGCCTATGTACTTGAATGCATAACCCTTATTATGAGTATTTAATTCGTATTTAAACCACTATAATTATTTGCTATTCATAAATAAATCGTAAAAACCcgatattaaaaattgtccATTTTAACTacgtttttaatgaatttatcaGAATTTTCCGATTCTATTTctagaaaaaattgtattaaggAGGTGAGCTAGAACTGTTTCTGCATTTACAGTTAATATCACAGCATCATATCGTAAATgacattttttcgatttgaGGTGCACAAACGTAATGCTGATTAGTACAAAAGCAGCAAATTATCTTTTGTTTTCGCCGTGTTCTCGAGCTGCCGGCCCTTTTGGCCCTGATCTGT
It contains:
- the dpr10 gene encoding uncharacterized protein dpr10 isoform X1 — its product is MLTLWTALFCCLTGLAVCYQRQSVSNNNHNNAEAKPTHAPPSHYPHGHKWNEPYFDLTMPRNITSLVGKSAYLGCRVKHLGNKTVAWIRHRDLHILTVGTYTYTTDQRFQTSYHRDIDEWTLQIKWAQQRDAGVYECQISTQPVRSYSVNLNIVDLIDAETSDMMQQYYNDDAFYIAENRVYQSSNDEFAGMFGPIQTVAVPTATILGGPDLYVDKGSTINLTCIIKFSPEPPTHIFWYHQDKVLSEETSGGRLKFKTIKSEETKSILLIYDADLLHSGKYSCYPSNTEIASIRVHVLQGERPEAMQTNAAPAAVALACWSCHFGQATQAVRVISTMVAALVLLEACSSLLLQGGGGSSVGGGGCPGGGGVAGTTRIRERQEKPRPRSSGDPKEPSTTSEERVNNGSRNAR
- the dpr10 gene encoding zwei Ig domain protein zig-8 isoform X2, coding for MLTLWTALFCCLTGLAVCYQRQSVSNNNHNNAEAKPTHAPPSHYPHGHKWNEPYFDLTMPRNITSLVGKSAYLGCRVKHLGNKTVAWIRHRDLHILTVGTYTYTTDQRFQTSYHRDIDEWTLQIKWAQQRDAGVYECQISTQPVRSYSVNLNIVVPTATILGGPDLYVDKGSTINLTCIIKFSPEPPTHIFWYHQDKVLSEETSGGRLKFKTIKSEETKSILLIYDADLLHSGKYSCYPSNTEIASIRVHVLQGERPEAMQTNAAPAAVALACWSCHFGQATQAVRVISTMVAALVLLEACSSLLLQGGGGSSVGGGGCPGGGGVAGTTRIRERQEKPRPRSSGDPKEPSTTSEERVNNGSRNAR
- the dpr10 gene encoding uncharacterized protein dpr10 isoform X3, with amino-acid sequence MSSECRRMGSIIFRVAWIRHRDLHILTVGTYTYTTDQRFQTSYHRDIDEWTLQIKWAQQRDAGVYECQISTQPVRSYSVNLNIVDLIDAETSDMMQQYYNDDAFYIAENRVYQSSNDEFAGMFGPIQTVAVPTATILGGPDLYVDKGSTINLTCIIKFSPEPPTHIFWYHQDKVLSEETSGGRLKFKTIKSEETKSILLIYDADLLHSGKYSCYPSNTEIASIRVHVLQGERPEAMQTNAAPAAVALACWSCHFGQATQAVRVISTMVAALVLLEACSSLLLQGGGGSSVGGGGCPGGGGVAGTTRIRERQEKPRPRSSGDPKEPSTTSEERVNNGSRNAR